The following are from one region of the Methanospirillum hungatei genome:
- a CDS encoding PAS domain S-box protein: MDLRTKAFLIIGLTLICGILLITLFSFSLLNESYTRFEEDDVTQKVIQAQKVLEYEKAQILSLAGDWSRWDESYNFVLDRNEDYIIRNLNYASVENLGIDFALFLKDNSSVKYGTQVNKTTESMEQLSNETIAQILAIPGFFSFDSILDGHSGMIIFPKGPALVTSEPIITSTYQGPAAGILVFGMYLYEEKIQQLSDISDLSIQVTPVSSQNIEPYDYPSVQTKKNIYVNPISEDLIQGFTYLPTLDSQGYLELLVSSPRNIVKQGKETIFAYIIILMGLGLSIIFVSLLTVDQLVLKRLHTLIENIKSRNLKRENLSDILLDGNDEFSDLAKEIHPVFMELGRSRRELEEHVRLLTESEKKYRELADLLPEFVFESDLDGNISFMNQMGMSISGLNQNVHLSDLHILRIIDEADHSRFRSALEKIKTGIPISGVEYTGVKNTGERFPLIMYASPIMSGSVITGLRGFAIDISERKEIETSLRKLANIVEHTSTGIVTGRSHEVDYVNSAYSIMHGMEPSDLLRKNPFIVVTGYPEKQFTPYLESALHSGHATFELDHIRKDGTRFPVLHDLTILSGESSENAIWSLNVQNITEQRLAWKALVESEALRESARQLRDVISRLPDATFVIDKDGWVIFWNQAMEALTGISESDIIGRGRYEYAIPFYAEKRPMLLNAVLNKEGTLMEHFPDASKSGDSLFIEESFPQMGKGGKFFSSMAGPLYDSRKNVIGAIQSMRDITPRIMAEKALMRTNEKLNLLSSITRHDIRNRVSVILGLIPLLKGDEKDPETLEIISIVESAAKLIHDQIEFTRVYQNLGVHSPEWKDVGDLVFKVTDVGIPERIQIENNLSGLFVYADPLLERVFYNLVDNAIRHGGTDLSVIRFYWQHRDTSICIYCQDDGLGIPGDLKEKIFERGYGSNTGLGLFLVREILSITGITIVETGLEGKGARFEVVVPYGGYSVKNRKEE, from the coding sequence ATGGATCTTCGGACAAAAGCATTCCTCATTATCGGACTCACCTTGATTTGTGGTATCCTTCTCATTACACTATTTTCATTTTCTCTTTTGAATGAAAGTTATACCAGATTTGAAGAAGATGATGTCACACAAAAAGTGATCCAGGCTCAGAAGGTACTGGAATATGAAAAGGCACAGATCCTCTCCCTGGCTGGTGACTGGTCCAGATGGGATGAATCATACAATTTTGTTCTTGATAGGAATGAAGACTATATTATCCGTAACCTGAACTATGCATCGGTGGAGAATCTGGGCATTGATTTTGCGCTCTTCTTAAAGGATAATTCTTCAGTAAAGTATGGTACGCAAGTCAATAAAACTACTGAATCGATGGAACAACTCTCAAACGAAACGATAGCACAAATACTTGCAATACCTGGCTTCTTTTCTTTTGATTCTATTTTAGATGGTCACTCGGGAATGATTATTTTCCCAAAAGGTCCGGCACTCGTTACTTCAGAGCCAATTATTACCAGTACATACCAAGGACCCGCTGCAGGTATTCTGGTCTTTGGTATGTATTTGTATGAAGAAAAAATTCAGCAACTTTCTGATATATCTGATCTTTCTATACAGGTAACTCCTGTATCTTCACAAAATATTGAACCATATGATTACCCTTCAGTTCAAACAAAAAAGAATATTTATGTTAATCCAATCTCTGAAGATTTAATCCAAGGTTTTACCTACTTGCCAACTCTTGATTCTCAAGGATATCTGGAACTGCTTGTATCTTCACCGCGAAATATTGTAAAGCAGGGGAAAGAGACGATTTTTGCGTATATTATTATTCTCATGGGCCTTGGTCTCTCGATTATTTTTGTCTCACTCCTCACGGTAGACCAACTCGTTCTAAAACGGCTCCATACCTTGATAGAGAACATTAAATCCCGAAACCTGAAACGTGAAAATCTATCCGATATTCTCCTTGACGGCAACGATGAATTTTCAGATCTTGCAAAAGAGATTCATCCGGTATTCATGGAGTTAGGCCGATCAAGAAGAGAGTTAGAAGAACATGTCAGACTCCTTACAGAAAGTGAAAAGAAGTATCGCGAACTAGCAGACTTGCTCCCTGAGTTTGTGTTTGAATCAGATCTGGATGGGAATATCTCATTTATGAATCAGATGGGAATGTCAATTTCAGGGCTTAACCAGAATGTACACCTGTCCGATCTTCATATCCTGCGAATTATTGATGAGGCGGATCATTCCCGGTTCCGTTCGGCCCTTGAAAAGATTAAGACTGGAATTCCTATTAGTGGAGTTGAATATACGGGGGTAAAAAATACAGGTGAGCGCTTTCCCTTGATTATGTACGCATCTCCCATAATGTCTGGTTCGGTGATTACTGGTCTTCGAGGGTTTGCCATTGACATATCTGAGAGAAAAGAGATTGAAACCTCACTTCGGAAATTAGCAAATATTGTCGAGCATACCAGCACCGGGATTGTAACCGGACGAAGTCATGAAGTGGACTATGTTAATTCAGCATATTCGATAATGCATGGTATGGAGCCATCTGATTTGCTGAGAAAAAATCCCTTCATTGTTGTTACTGGATATCCGGAAAAGCAATTTACCCCATATCTGGAGAGTGCACTTCATTCTGGTCATGCAACCTTTGAACTGGATCATATCAGAAAAGATGGAACGCGATTTCCTGTCCTCCATGATCTCACCATTCTTTCCGGAGAAAGTTCTGAAAATGCGATATGGTCTTTGAATGTCCAAAATATTACAGAGCAGCGTCTTGCATGGAAAGCTCTTGTGGAAAGTGAAGCTCTCAGGGAATCTGCAAGACAATTGCGAGACGTTATCTCGCGTCTTCCTGATGCGACATTTGTCATTGATAAAGACGGGTGGGTTATTTTCTGGAATCAGGCGATGGAGGCCCTGACAGGCATTTCTGAATCAGATATCATCGGTCGTGGCAGATATGAATATGCTATCCCTTTTTATGCGGAAAAACGTCCCATGCTCCTGAATGCTGTTCTTAACAAAGAAGGAACTCTGATGGAACATTTCCCGGATGCCAGCAAGTCGGGCGATTCTTTATTCATTGAAGAATCATTTCCTCAAATGGGAAAAGGGGGAAAATTCTTTTCTTCAATGGCAGGGCCGCTCTATGATTCCAGGAAAAATGTGATTGGCGCTATTCAAAGTATGCGTGATATTACTCCACGGATAATGGCTGAAAAAGCGCTCATGCGGACAAATGAAAAACTCAATCTGTTATCCAGCATTACCCGTCATGATATTCGTAACAGGGTGTCTGTAATTCTCGGATTGATTCCTTTGCTCAAAGGAGATGAGAAAGATCCTGAAACTCTTGAGATTATTAGTATTGTGGAAAGTGCAGCAAAGCTCATCCATGATCAGATAGAATTTACCCGGGTATATCAAAACCTCGGTGTTCATTCTCCGGAATGGAAAGATGTTGGAGATCTGGTCTTCAAAGTAACCGATGTAGGTATTCCAGAACGGATACAGATAGAGAATAATCTGTCAGGTCTGTTCGTGTATGCAGATCCTTTACTGGAACGGGTGTTTTATAATTTAGTGGATAATGCCATCCGGCATGGAGGCACGGATCTTTCTGTCATCCGGTTTTACTGGCAACATAGGGATACTTCAATCTGTATTTATTGTCAGGATGATGGCCTTGGAATCCCAGGAGATCTCAAAGAAAAAATATTTGAGCGCGGATATGGGAGTAATACCGGGCTTGGATTATTTTTAGTCAGAGAAATATTGTCAATTACAGGCATCACAATTGTTGAGACTGGACTTGAGGGTAAAGGGGCACGATTTGAGGTAGTTGTGCCTTATGGTGGATATTCGGTAAAAAATCGAAAAGAAGAATGA
- a CDS encoding LSM domain-containing protein, whose protein sequence is MVSSIVLPIKKVYSLVDTLISVEMKEDEGRTFQGRLVAVDEYLNLHLEESIETSGKNKGRELGTLVIRGNNILSIAPVA, encoded by the coding sequence ATGGTTAGCAGCATTGTCCTCCCAATCAAGAAGGTATATTCTCTTGTTGACACTTTGATTTCAGTAGAAATGAAAGAGGATGAAGGAAGGACATTTCAGGGCCGGCTTGTGGCAGTTGATGAGTACCTGAATCTGCATCTTGAAGAAAGCATCGAGACTTCAGGGAAAAATAAAGGCCGTGAGCTTGGAACACTCGTAATACGGGGAAATAATATTCTGTCTATCGCACCGGTAGCCTAA
- a CDS encoding helix-turn-helix transcriptional regulator: protein MTGTDEDAFRIIAASPEGVLQSELWKILGVDSRKCSRIVKKLLDTNRVERIEYRQDGIKTFRLIARKGPADPYCLLAGDELIPCIACDEDCVVDECNDLLDWMYQLAISDAEESTSESQPSEE, encoded by the coding sequence ATGACCGGAACAGACGAGGATGCATTTCGGATCATTGCCGCTTCACCTGAGGGTGTACTTCAGAGTGAACTCTGGAAGATCCTTGGAGTAGACAGCAGGAAATGTTCTCGAATAGTAAAAAAACTTCTGGATACAAACAGAGTAGAGCGTATTGAATACCGGCAGGATGGGATTAAAACTTTCAGATTAATTGCCAGAAAAGGACCAGCAGATCCATACTGTCTCTTAGCCGGTGATGAACTGATTCCCTGCATTGCCTGTGATGAGGATTGTGTCGTTGACGAATGTAATGATCTTCTTGACTGGATGTATCAGCTTGCAATCAGCGATGCAGAGGAATCAACCTCTGAATCCCAACCTTCAGAAGAATAA
- a CDS encoding response regulator: MPENSVLIVEDDEIITRVLLSMLRDGGFVLHTPVNSGEQVIEQVAAERPDIVLMDIDLPGAISGIEAATELFNIFTIPVIFVTGHDERKILEKAIGALPFGFLIKPVNPNLLYSAIKVSTHLCEKMRQTTEGRKAGLTPSMDVQISTSSHPILIINSGLKIIWMNQAAEECIGESSSSLFLKDVREGLSLRGSGLEISPDFFRSIDESRVQVPLCPSSEERQYIITSRPIMNMFGTYSGSFVTITTPSQQG; this comes from the coding sequence ATGCCTGAAAATTCTGTCCTTATAGTCGAGGACGATGAGATAATTACCCGTGTCTTACTATCGATGCTTCGTGACGGGGGGTTTGTCCTTCACACTCCGGTAAATTCCGGTGAACAGGTCATCGAACAGGTAGCTGCTGAAAGGCCTGATATCGTATTGATGGATATTGACCTGCCCGGAGCAATATCCGGAATAGAAGCAGCGACTGAACTTTTTAACATCTTTACAATACCCGTGATATTTGTAACCGGACATGATGAGAGAAAAATATTGGAAAAGGCGATTGGGGCATTGCCATTTGGTTTTCTGATAAAACCAGTAAATCCAAATCTTTTGTACAGCGCCATCAAGGTGAGTACACATCTCTGCGAAAAAATGCGTCAGACAACTGAGGGTAGAAAAGCCGGTCTTACTCCTTCAATGGATGTTCAGATCTCAACTTCCTCTCATCCGATCCTTATCATAAATTCTGGTTTAAAAATAATCTGGATGAATCAGGCTGCAGAAGAATGTATCGGGGAGAGCAGTTCTTCACTCTTTTTAAAAGATGTCCGGGAAGGATTATCATTACGAGGATCTGGTTTAGAAATCTCTCCTGATTTTTTCAGGTCAATAGATGAGTCCAGGGTACAGGTTCCGTTGTGTCCATCTTCAGAAGAAAGGCAATATATAATTACATCCCGACCGATTATGAATATGTTTGGTACGTATTCCGGTTCATTTGTGACGATAACAACACCTTCGCAGCAGGGATAA
- the xerA gene encoding site-specific tyrosine recombinase/integron integrase, whose protein sequence is MINGYFSEWIPRFIQYLKMRNYSQKTLSSYNITLRRFGQYIWLSRSHRGDLSKKWSHKELLRLDTDVLVTASEISGYLEFLSRDHQYHATTYNRILSSLSSFYRFLLMQEVIDINPVPRVDRPKVKEKELKYLKHSQVMRLLQSIPDDRDRLMIRIIYATGVRVSELCTMNVEDVDFDDQMIRVMGKGGKVRMVFVDEDTLDEIANIVGTRLSGPLFPGQSGKHISPRTVQLIFKKYAPQGITPHKIRHSYASELYRRSRNLRVVQENLGHASIKTTEVYLHTDVDERRQVYREFFPLASSGRRNTENYQRKSSEPDHYDEHG, encoded by the coding sequence GTGATTAATGGGTATTTTTCAGAATGGATTCCCCGGTTTATCCAATATCTGAAAATGAGGAATTATTCGCAAAAAACTCTAAGCAGTTACAACATTACCCTCAGACGGTTCGGGCAGTATATCTGGCTCTCTCGATCGCATCGTGGTGACCTCTCAAAAAAGTGGAGCCATAAAGAACTACTCAGACTTGATACAGATGTACTGGTCACTGCATCTGAGATCTCAGGGTACCTTGAATTCCTCTCCCGTGATCATCAGTACCATGCTACAACATATAACCGAATCCTATCATCACTTTCATCCTTTTACCGGTTTCTTCTTATGCAGGAAGTCATCGATATAAACCCTGTACCACGGGTAGATCGTCCAAAAGTGAAAGAAAAAGAACTCAAATACTTAAAACACAGTCAGGTAATGCGTTTACTGCAATCAATTCCTGATGATCGGGACCGGCTGATGATCAGAATTATTTATGCAACCGGGGTTCGCGTATCAGAACTGTGCACGATGAATGTTGAAGATGTTGATTTTGATGACCAGATGATCCGTGTCATGGGTAAGGGTGGAAAAGTCCGTATGGTATTTGTTGATGAGGACACGTTGGATGAAATAGCCAACATCGTAGGAACTCGTCTTTCAGGCCCCCTTTTTCCAGGACAATCAGGAAAACATATCTCACCAAGAACGGTTCAGTTAATTTTTAAAAAATATGCCCCCCAGGGGATAACTCCGCACAAAATCCGACACAGTTATGCAAGTGAATTGTACAGAAGATCCCGTAATCTTCGTGTTGTGCAGGAAAATCTCGGCCATGCATCGATCAAGACCACAGAAGTATATCTGCATACAGATGTTGATGAACGGCGCCAGGTATATCGGGAATTTTTCCCGCTTGCATCTTCGGGAAGAAGAAATACTGAGAATTATCAGCGAAAATCATCTGAGCCGGATCATTATGATGAACATGGATAA
- the glmM gene encoding phosphoglucosamine mutase, whose translation MHMTEKKKQLFGTNGVRGIVGELITPELVMKIGMAVGTMRPGTIAVGMDTRTSGPALINAMKAGLMATGCDVIDCGILPTPALQYIVMNRYDAGVVITASHNPGAYNGVKVIEKDGTEMDDDGSIEIEERVFSYNFDLKEWKDVGVVIPEGDLVQKYVKGVVSKVPTNIGEGMKVVIDPGCGAAYRTTAEILQSIGCQVFTLNAYPDGNFPARDPEPSIEGLAPLADMVVGTGAAFGVAHDGDADRAVFIDDKGRFVEENKEFALIAEYMCSQRKGILVTPVSTSRLIETVVSPYGCTVDYTAVGSIYVARRMRALLAEGKPVSFGGEGNGGLIYPDHQFCRDGGMTAAMMVTLLTSKKQPLSSLVDALPPSIMLKHKFHTGNAEKILAAVQKKFSSDSLNLVDGIRIDRKDAWALIRPSGTEPLVRLYVESPEQATAKAFEQEILSCISSFI comes from the coding sequence ATGCATATGACTGAAAAGAAAAAGCAGTTATTTGGGACGAATGGAGTCCGGGGAATCGTTGGTGAACTCATAACTCCTGAACTTGTCATGAAGATTGGAATGGCTGTTGGAACCATGCGTCCTGGTACAATTGCCGTCGGAATGGACACACGGACTTCCGGACCTGCATTAATTAATGCAATGAAGGCAGGACTCATGGCAACCGGCTGTGATGTCATTGACTGTGGTATTCTCCCGACTCCGGCTCTTCAGTACATTGTTATGAATCGGTATGATGCAGGAGTCGTCATTACTGCATCCCATAATCCCGGTGCTTATAATGGGGTTAAGGTTATAGAAAAAGACGGGACTGAAATGGATGATGATGGTTCCATAGAGATAGAAGAACGTGTTTTTTCCTATAATTTTGATCTAAAGGAATGGAAAGATGTTGGAGTAGTAATTCCTGAAGGGGATCTTGTTCAGAAATATGTAAAAGGAGTTGTAAGTAAGGTTCCAACAAATATTGGTGAAGGCATGAAGGTCGTCATAGACCCGGGATGTGGTGCAGCATACCGGACAACGGCTGAGATATTGCAATCTATTGGTTGTCAGGTCTTTACCTTAAATGCGTACCCTGATGGAAATTTCCCGGCCCGGGATCCTGAACCATCCATTGAAGGACTGGCTCCGCTTGCTGATATGGTTGTTGGAACCGGAGCAGCATTTGGTGTTGCCCACGACGGTGATGCGGATCGTGCTGTCTTTATAGATGATAAAGGGCGTTTTGTCGAAGAAAATAAAGAATTTGCACTTATTGCAGAATACATGTGCTCTCAAAGGAAAGGAATTCTGGTTACACCGGTGAGCACATCCAGATTAATAGAAACTGTGGTTTCCCCTTATGGATGCACCGTTGATTATACTGCGGTTGGTAGCATCTATGTCGCACGTCGGATGAGAGCACTTCTTGCCGAAGGTAAACCGGTTTCTTTTGGAGGTGAAGGAAATGGTGGTCTCATTTATCCTGATCATCAGTTCTGCCGGGATGGTGGGATGACTGCTGCGATGATGGTTACTCTTCTTACCTCAAAAAAACAGCCTCTCTCCTCTCTCGTTGATGCACTCCCCCCTTCTATTATGCTTAAGCATAAATTTCATACCGGAAATGCAGAAAAAATTCTCGCTGCAGTGCAAAAAAAATTCTCAAGTGATTCCCTGAATCTGGTCGATGGGATCCGGATAGATAGAAAAGATGCCTGGGCTTTAATTCGACCTTCAGGCACTGAACCTCTGGTCCGGTTGTATGTGGAATCGCCTGAACAAGCCACAGCGAAGGCATTTGAGCAGGAGATATTATCCTGCATATCCTCTTTTATTTAA
- the cas1 gene encoding CRISPR-associated endonuclease Cas1 yields the protein MNVNWKVVGGYGAHIKSNRTEIIISHRGNVTEIPIRNISHFLLIGGHTIQTSTISTLMKEGTFISFCESDGKPVGYIAPYDYTSFKEIQNLQETTAPYSYALTCAFGSMKSRIFAIEEHTEKFGTDILYSGELDILSGYLNELGNMVLIDELRRIDQLVRDMYYEIISRIISPTYNFKRRTIRPYRDPVNAILSFGYGMLSSACMRAVIGGHLNPSSGFLNRGDQALIQDLMNCWKPGMIDKPAIEFLASDEFPSKGFELTRDRCILHEEIITKLITLFSESIEQNLIDSQIQNLLQALQGETQFTILRSPTLKIHF from the coding sequence ATGAATGTAAACTGGAAAGTAGTGGGAGGGTATGGAGCCCATATAAAATCAAACCGTACTGAGATCATAATTTCTCATAGAGGGAATGTAACTGAGATCCCTATTCGTAATATATCTCATTTCCTGCTAATCGGTGGGCATACTATTCAGACCTCAACGATTTCAACCCTCATGAAAGAGGGAACTTTTATTTCATTTTGTGAATCAGACGGTAAACCGGTAGGATATATTGCCCCCTATGATTATACTTCATTTAAAGAAATACAGAATCTTCAGGAGACGACAGCACCGTATTCGTATGCATTAACATGTGCTTTTGGATCAATGAAATCGAGAATTTTTGCCATCGAAGAACATACCGAAAAATTCGGCACCGACATTCTCTATTCGGGAGAACTGGATATTTTATCGGGATATTTAAATGAACTGGGAAATATGGTGCTCATTGATGAACTTCGTCGGATTGATCAACTGGTTCGGGATATGTATTACGAGATCATTAGCAGAATAATTAGTCCGACATATAACTTTAAACGAAGAACAATCCGCCCGTATCGTGATCCTGTTAATGCAATCCTTTCTTTTGGGTATGGAATGTTATCCTCTGCATGTATGCGGGCAGTTATAGGTGGGCATTTAAATCCATCTTCGGGATTTTTAAATCGAGGAGACCAGGCCCTCATCCAGGATCTTATGAATTGCTGGAAACCAGGGATGATTGATAAGCCGGCCATTGAATTTCTCGCATCTGACGAGTTTCCATCCAAAGGGTTTGAGCTCACTCGGGATCGATGTATCCTTCATGAGGAAATAATTACAAAGTTAATAACTCTTTTTTCAGAATCAATTGAACAAAATCTGATAGATTCACAGATTCAAAATCTTCTTCAGGCATTACAGGGAGAAACCCAATTTACGATTCTCCGATCACCTACCCTGAAAATTCATTTTTAA
- the glgP gene encoding alpha-glucan family phosphorylase has translation MIGIRWIDFDHIPDRLAGLIDLSYNLWSSWHPEAWLLFKNLNRQGWKESIHNPVKMLQELPAEALEAAASNIEYTNHYDAVIAKFQRYMLAKNQWFDEYYPEHQQHKIAYFSAEYGLQHSLPLYAGGLGFLAGDHLKECSDIGIPLVAIGFMYSDGYLHQRIRNDGWQEDVEEKLDRDNAPVKRVLGRDGTQLILQVPFIAPQIHFALWRVDIGRVILYLIDTEIEQNPPHLRNISSRLYSSVNEMRLLQEVVLGIGGTHALKSLGVKYSAIHLNEGHAAFALIERYRQKIEEGLSPKEALQHVYSTSLFTTHTPVPAGHDRFPNWMIDKYLNAYYAGMHMSREEFLQKGHHIEDPPDTFNMAAFCLRMSAHGNGVSKKHGEVARRMWHFLWPENKLDEVPIGSVTNGVHIPTWINPRLVSLINRYISPICPDWFEHHDKEYVWALIDQVPDAKLWDLHYALKIKLINRILQFKRRDWMKYQADCANVVAGGALIDPNTLTIGFARRFSTYKRADLIFQDLDRLKKILNNPWKPVQIIFAGKAHPADDEGKRILQRIYQYAQQPEFGGRIAFVEDYGEQIAKYLVQGVDVWMNNPVPPLEASGTSGMKAAVNGVLNFSIADGWWIEGYNGKNGWIFGRDHANGDRNWEDASEMYSLLENEIVPLYYDTGLDGIPHKWVAMMKESIKSNAPRFSSRRMVKEYMHKYYISTLSCVECNAFIDDNAIEAVSQ, from the coding sequence ATGATAGGTATTCGTTGGATAGATTTTGATCACATTCCTGATCGTTTGGCAGGATTGATTGATCTCTCATATAATCTCTGGTCTTCATGGCACCCGGAAGCCTGGTTACTTTTTAAAAATCTGAACCGTCAGGGCTGGAAAGAATCAATACACAATCCGGTAAAAATGCTTCAGGAACTTCCAGCCGAAGCACTTGAAGCTGCGGCTTCGAATATCGAATATACAAACCACTATGATGCAGTTATTGCGAAGTTTCAGCGATATATGCTGGCGAAAAACCAGTGGTTTGATGAATATTACCCGGAACATCAGCAACATAAAATTGCCTATTTTTCCGCAGAATATGGTCTGCAGCACTCACTGCCACTCTATGCCGGCGGCCTTGGATTTTTAGCAGGAGACCATTTGAAAGAATGCAGTGACATTGGTATTCCACTCGTTGCTATCGGGTTTATGTACTCTGATGGATATCTGCACCAAAGGATTCGAAACGACGGGTGGCAGGAAGATGTAGAGGAGAAACTTGACAGAGATAACGCTCCGGTAAAAAGAGTTCTCGGACGGGACGGGACACAACTCATCCTGCAGGTCCCCTTTATAGCGCCGCAGATTCATTTTGCACTCTGGAGAGTGGATATCGGGAGGGTTATTCTCTACCTTATTGATACAGAGATTGAACAAAACCCACCACACTTACGAAATATCAGCAGCAGGCTTTATAGTAGTGTTAATGAAATGAGACTCTTGCAAGAGGTTGTCCTTGGAATTGGAGGAACCCATGCACTCAAATCATTAGGAGTAAAGTACTCTGCAATTCATCTGAACGAAGGACATGCAGCATTTGCTCTTATTGAACGATACCGGCAGAAAATTGAGGAAGGGTTGTCTCCAAAAGAGGCTCTTCAACATGTATATAGCACCTCACTCTTTACTACCCATACTCCTGTCCCGGCAGGACATGACAGATTCCCAAACTGGATGATTGACAAGTATCTAAATGCCTATTATGCAGGAATGCATATGAGCAGGGAGGAATTTCTGCAAAAAGGCCACCATATTGAAGATCCTCCGGATACCTTTAACATGGCTGCATTCTGTCTGCGGATGTCTGCTCATGGGAACGGGGTTAGCAAGAAACACGGTGAAGTTGCAAGAAGAATGTGGCATTTCCTCTGGCCTGAAAATAAACTTGATGAAGTTCCAATAGGTTCAGTCACCAACGGAGTTCATATTCCGACATGGATAAATCCCCGTCTTGTGAGTCTCATAAACCGGTATATTTCCCCCATCTGTCCGGACTGGTTTGAACACCATGATAAAGAATACGTGTGGGCACTCATCGATCAAGTACCAGATGCAAAACTGTGGGATCTTCATTATGCCCTGAAGATAAAACTCATTAACCGGATATTGCAATTTAAAAGACGGGACTGGATGAAATATCAGGCTGATTGTGCAAATGTTGTTGCAGGAGGAGCATTAATTGATCCAAATACCCTGACCATCGGATTTGCACGAAGGTTTTCTACCTATAAACGGGCAGACCTTATCTTCCAGGATCTGGATCGGCTCAAAAAGATTCTCAATAATCCCTGGAAACCAGTTCAGATTATTTTTGCCGGAAAAGCACATCCAGCAGATGATGAAGGAAAGCGGATTCTTCAGCGAATATACCAATATGCACAACAGCCTGAATTTGGTGGTCGAATCGCGTTTGTTGAAGATTATGGCGAACAGATAGCAAAGTACCTGGTTCAGGGTGTGGATGTCTGGATGAACAATCCGGTCCCTCCACTGGAAGCGAGTGGTACGAGTGGCATGAAAGCAGCGGTTAACGGAGTTTTAAATTTCTCAATTGCAGACGGGTGGTGGATTGAAGGATACAACGGTAAAAATGGCTGGATTTTTGGACGAGACCACGCAAACGGTGACCGAAACTGGGAAGATGCATCTGAAATGTATAGTCTTTTAGAGAATGAAATTGTGCCACTCTATTATGATACCGGTCTTGATGGAATCCCACATAAGTGGGTTGCGATGATGAAAGAATCAATAAAAAGTAATGCACCCCGGTTCTCTTCAAGAAGAATGGTCAAAGAATATATGCATAAATATTACATTTCCACACTTTCCTGTGTGGAATGCAATGCATTCATCGATGATAATGCCATTGAGGCAGTTTCACAATAA
- a CDS encoding DUF5806 family protein, whose translation MSTPFRSRDPTKYHKFRKVDGASYSQVNQFLRKRTFITAREWAISRLCADFQTSSGAEMTYIGKNLPELVPFMTGTYTPQAVNQARSSFKKKVSKAGATFLYGAMCGFYTPEELDDLLFEVSEVARFLMEIESTSIEVDNEIEVEDRVTEVMRHVALASSRLLKIREEQLREKQEKRKKKDADTDEPVEELSTQPVKPQEDAYD comes from the coding sequence ATGTCAACACCATTCCGTTCACGGGATCCTACCAAGTATCACAAGTTCAGGAAGGTTGATGGCGCATCCTATTCTCAGGTAAATCAGTTTCTTCGAAAAAGAACTTTTATCACTGCCAGAGAATGGGCAATATCAAGATTGTGTGCCGATTTTCAGACATCATCCGGTGCAGAGATGACGTACATCGGAAAAAACCTCCCCGAATTGGTTCCGTTTATGACCGGAACATACACCCCTCAGGCAGTAAATCAGGCACGAAGTTCTTTTAAAAAGAAAGTGAGTAAAGCAGGAGCAACATTCCTCTATGGGGCAATGTGCGGGTTTTATACTCCAGAAGAACTTGATGATTTATTGTTTGAAGTAAGTGAAGTAGCCCGGTTCCTCATGGAAATAGAGAGTACCTCTATTGAAGTGGACAATGAAATTGAAGTAGAAGACCGGGTAACTGAAGTAATGCGGCATGTCGCCCTGGCTTCATCACGTCTCCTCAAGATTCGTGAAGAACAGTTACGGGAAAAACAGGAAAAGCGAAAGAAAAAAGACGCAGATACTGATGAGCCAGTAGAAGAGCTCAGTACTCAGCCTGTGAAACCTCAAGAAGATGCATATGACTGA